Proteins encoded by one window of Lathyrus oleraceus cultivar Zhongwan6 chromosome 1, CAAS_Psat_ZW6_1.0, whole genome shotgun sequence:
- the LOC127096481 gene encoding zinc finger BED domain-containing protein RICESLEEPER 1-like, translating to MDGHDSVMDFETEEHIGSTPPVSNNAVLLPQKRKNRSESWNHFTPMPSNTKMSKSAKCKHCGSLIKYNGGTSAMLAHLRICSDNPDNAVNVTMHEPSSSSMENREAIVNSSPSVPKFDQEVSRMDLTKMFVAMELPFQKDVMKEVDDSIVRIRAAVRYVRRTPSRFQRFKKCIDHETIGYKGYVGRDCETRWNSTYLMLKGALKHNKTFTELEFRDRKYFNEMSKDKGVPRPEDWEHVELILPFLQIFHEATERISRSSYVTSNMYMLEVFGVGRSIMNMCNSEDQKVRSMAIKMKAKYNKYWGKSDHLNMLLLIAMVLDPRCKLKLVVWMVARIYDTSDAEYLKTKLGSYLKSIFDEYSGRAVSRLGSSVNISGGFNAVNDPYHCAEFYQSDECGTSETELQKYIQEGVENRPPNFDVLEWWKVNSSRYPILASIAREVLAIPISSVASESTFSTGGRILDAYRSSLISASVEALICTEDWLKGVVPSFLSSEDLDNIDRIGDELYSTPDAGSCSSFVSVVDD from the exons ATGGATGGTCATGACAGTGTTATGGACTTTGAGACAGAAGAACATATTGGTTCTACACCTCCAGTTTCTAATAATGCTGTTTTGTTGCCTCAAAAGCGTAAAAATCGGTCAGAATCATGGAATCATTTTACACCGATGCCTTCGAACACAAAAATGTCAAAGTCAGCAAAATGCAAGCATTGTGGTTCCTTAATCAAGTATAATGGTGGAACAAGCGCTATGCTAGCTCATTTGAGAATATGTAGTGATAATCCAGATAATGCGGTGAATGTGACGATGCATGAACCATCTTCAAGCTCAATGGAAAATAGGGAAGCGATTGTTAATTCATCCCCTTCGGTTCCCAAATTTGACCAAGAAGTTAGCCGAATGGACTTGACAAAAATGTTTGTAGCCATGGAACTTCCGTTTCAAAAG GATGTGATGAAAGAAGTTGATGATTCTATTGTAAGAATTCGTGCAGCGGTGAGGTATGTGAGGCGTACTCCTTCGAGGTTTCAGAGATTTAAGAAATGTATTGATCATGAAACAATTGGATATAAAGGTTATGTTGGGAGAGATTGTGAGACTCGGTGGAACTCAACATATCTAATGTTAAAGGGTGCATTAAAACATAATAAGACCTTTACAGAGTTAGAATTCAGAGATCGGAAATATTTTAATGAAATGAGTAAGGATAAAGGAGTGCCTAGACCGGAAGATTGGGAGCATGTTGAGTTAATCCTTCCATTTCTACAGATATTTCATGAAGCTACAGAGCGTATTTCAAGATCTTCTTATGTGACAAGCAACATGTATATGCTTGAGGTTTTTGGTGTTGGAAGAAGCATTATGAACATGTGTAATTCGGAAGATCAAAAGGTAAGGTCAATGGCTATAAAGATGAAGGCAAAGTACAATAAATATTGGGGAAAATCTGACCACCTTAACATGTTGTTATTGATTGCAATGGTATTAGACCCTAGATGTAAATTGAAGCTTGTGGTATGGATGGTAGCTAGGATTTATGATACTAGTGATGCAGAATATTTGAAAACCAAATTGGGTTCATATTTGAAGTCTATTTTTGATGAATACTCTGGTAGGGCAGTGTCTCGTCTAGGTAGTTCAGTTAATATATCAGGTGGTTTTAATGCAGTTAATGATCCGTACCATTGTGCTGAATTCTACCAATCAGATGAGTGCGGCACATCAGAGACAGAATTACAGAAGTATATTCAAGAAGGAGTAGAAAACCGTCCTCCAAATTTTGATGTGCTAGAGTGGTGGAAGGTGAATTCAAGCCGATATCCAATACTTGCAAGCATTGCAAGAGAGGTTTTAGCCATACCGATATCCAGTGTAGCCTCTGAATCAACTTTCAGTACCGGAGGAAGGATCCTTGATGCATATCGTAGTTCTTTAATATCGGCTAGTGTGGAAGCACTTATTTGTACTGAAGATTGGCTCAAAGGAGTAGTTCCATCTTTTCTTAGTAGTGAGGATCTCGATAATATTGATCGAATTGGGGATG AACTATATTCTACGCCAGATGCCGGAAGTTGCTCATCCTTTGTGTCAGTTGTTGATGATTGA